From Kwoniella dendrophila CBS 6074 chromosome 11, complete sequence, a single genomic window includes:
- a CDS encoding cytochrome b-c1 complex subunit Rieske, mitochondrial yields the protein MASLARVNLLPTSRTLASGVPLAPRINHAIPTGLGGGHHHGATGARSDVPQSFAFKSTVRGHVGRTNALPTSSSTQQRFFSSTPTKSDSHPMAAATGVHRQSATGVPDFSPYKAKNAGLNRTISYFMVGGLGVLGASGIKSTVSDILSNMAASADVLALAKIEVEMGAIPEGKNLIVKWRGKPVFIRHRTPDEIDEANAVDVKSLRDPEKDDDRVQRPEWLVMLGVCTHLGCVPIGEAGDYGGWFCPCHGSHYDISGRIRRGPAPLNLEIPEYAFNDDDEKIVIG from the exons atggCTTCATTAGCCCGAGTCAACTTACTCCCAACCTCTAGAACACTCGCTTCAGGTGTACCACTTGCACCAAGAATCAACCACGCCATCCCAACAGGTTTAGGAGGTGGTCATCATCATGGTGCAACAGGTGCTAGATCAGATGTACCTCAATCATTCGCTTTCAAATCTACCGTTAGAGGACATGTAGGAAGAACCAATG CTTtaccaacttcatcatcaactcaaCAAAGATTTTTTTCATCTACACCaactaaatctgattcaCATCCAATGGCAGCAGCTACAGGTGTACATAGACAATCAGCAACAGGTGTGCCAGATTTTTCACCttataaagctaaaaatgctGGATTAAATAGAACAATTTCATATTTCATggttggtggtttaggtgttttaggtgcatCAGGTATTAAATCAACTGTATCAGatattttatcaaatatGGCTGCTTCAGCAGATGTTTTGGCTTTGGCTAAAATCGAAGTTGAAATGGGTGCTATCccagaag GTAAAAACCTTATCGTCAAATGGCGAGGAAAACCAGTATTCATTAGACACAGAACTccagatgaaattgatgaagccAACGCTGTTGACGTTAAATCTTTACGAGACCCAGAGAAGGATGATGATCGAGTACAAAGACCTGAATG GCTCGTTATGTTAGGTGTATGTACACATTTAGGTTGTGTACCAATTGGTGAAGCAGGTGATTACGGAGGATGGTTCTGTCCATGTCACGGTTCTCATTATGATATTTCAGGTAGAATCAGACGAGGTCCCGCACCATTAAACCTTGAAATTCCTGAATACGctttcaatgatgatgatgaaaaaatcGTCATTGGTTAA